A genomic region of Microlunatus sagamiharensis contains the following coding sequences:
- a CDS encoding type II toxin-antitoxin system VapB family antitoxin, producing the protein MIFKRVGDSRPYPDHSYVQKQWAAIAPHQVRLDQLVTTKRTLDLEALLEEDSTFYGDLFAHVVSWRGEYYLEDGLHRALRAALQQRQTMHARVLELR; encoded by the coding sequence GTGATTTTCAAGCGCGTCGGGGACAGTCGCCCCTACCCCGACCACAGCTACGTCCAGAAGCAGTGGGCGGCCATCGCGCCGCACCAGGTGCGTCTGGACCAGCTGGTGACCACCAAGCGCACGCTCGACCTCGAGGCCCTGCTCGAGGAGGACTCCACCTTCTACGGCGACCTCTTCGCGCACGTCGTGTCCTGGCGCGGCGAGTACTACCTGGAGGACGGCCTGCACCGCGCCCTCCGCGCAGCGCTCCAGCAGCGGCAGACGATGCACGCCCGGGTCCTTGAGCTGCGGTGA
- a CDS encoding copper resistance CopC family protein, which translates to MPRSTLSSTAPPGRRLLAALGAGLVLALGLTAPAYAHDELRSSNPADGATLAQPPAEVVLTFEEPPVDLGLQVVVTGPDGSVSSGDARIQGDDVVQTVQPQAPAGRYSVEWRVTSDDGHPVSGRFAFTAEGAATGASAGATPSGAPASTPAATPAPADAARRDPLIPSWAWIVAGVIVIAGAIRLNRRASAANKQQED; encoded by the coding sequence ATGCCCCGCTCCACCCTGTCCAGCACCGCCCCGCCCGGACGCCGCCTGCTCGCCGCGCTCGGGGCGGGCCTCGTCCTCGCCCTCGGGCTGACGGCGCCCGCGTACGCCCACGACGAGCTCCGGTCCAGCAACCCGGCCGACGGCGCCACCCTCGCGCAGCCGCCCGCCGAGGTCGTCCTGACCTTCGAGGAGCCGCCCGTCGACCTCGGCCTCCAGGTGGTCGTCACCGGCCCCGACGGCTCCGTCTCCTCCGGCGACGCGCGGATCCAGGGCGACGACGTCGTCCAGACCGTGCAACCCCAGGCCCCCGCCGGTCGTTACTCCGTGGAGTGGCGGGTCACCTCCGACGACGGGCACCCGGTCTCCGGGCGCTTCGCCTTCACCGCGGAGGGCGCCGCGACCGGCGCCTCGGCGGGCGCGACCCCGTCCGGCGCACCGGCCAGCACCCCGGCGGCGACGCCGGCCCCGGCCGACGCCGCCCGGCGCGACCCGCTCATCCCGTCGTGGGCGTGGATCGTGGCCGGCGTGATCGTCATCGCCGGGGCGATCCGGCTCAACCGGCGCGCGAGCGCCGCCAACAAGCAGCAGGAGGACTGA
- a CDS encoding DsbA family protein: MAKTASTKQGGRHDPAASDRRRQARAAQQAALARAKRRRALTQVAIIGGVAVVVVAIIATAVLVGRRGDSTAAGASGGGPSFSGTTSIGGGGSQVPLAIGGSQAANGVRVGSTDAKVTMDLWVDYSCPHCQEFEATNNAAISDLVASGKLAVTYHNIQIVTDYGTEAGSASACVAVHDPSIWPAFNASLYANHSAQTDGWSASQFASFATSSGAGDATRSCITDGTYRDWIGDNTAASVKAGVKGTPTMFINGQQTDTLSGQALTDRVNALASA; encoded by the coding sequence ATGGCGAAGACCGCCAGCACCAAGCAGGGCGGCCGGCACGACCCCGCCGCCTCGGACCGTCGACGCCAGGCCCGCGCGGCCCAGCAGGCCGCGCTCGCCCGCGCGAAGCGCCGGCGCGCCCTCACCCAGGTCGCGATCATCGGCGGCGTGGCCGTCGTGGTCGTCGCGATCATCGCCACCGCCGTCCTCGTCGGGCGTCGCGGCGACTCGACGGCGGCCGGCGCCTCCGGCGGCGGCCCGTCGTTCTCGGGAACCACCTCGATCGGCGGCGGCGGGAGCCAGGTGCCGCTGGCGATCGGCGGCAGCCAGGCGGCGAACGGCGTCCGCGTCGGCAGCACCGACGCCAAGGTGACGATGGACCTCTGGGTCGACTACTCCTGCCCGCACTGCCAGGAGTTCGAGGCGACGAACAACGCCGCGATCTCCGACCTCGTGGCCTCCGGCAAGCTCGCCGTGACCTACCACAACATCCAGATCGTCACCGACTACGGCACCGAGGCCGGCAGCGCGTCCGCGTGCGTCGCGGTCCACGACCCGAGCATCTGGCCGGCGTTCAACGCCTCGCTCTACGCCAACCACAGCGCCCAGACCGACGGCTGGTCCGCGAGCCAGTTCGCCTCGTTCGCGACCTCGAGCGGGGCCGGCGACGCGACGCGCAGCTGCATCACCGACGGGACCTACCGCGACTGGATCGGCGACAACACCGCCGCGTCGGTCAAGGCCGGGGTCAAGGGGACGCCGACGATGTTCATCAACGGGCAGCAGACCGACACCCTTTCCGGCCAGGCCCTCACCGACCGCGTCAACGCCCTGGCCAGTGCCTGA
- a CDS encoding LytR C-terminal domain-containing protein, translating into MIGRIFRVIRTPVTLIVLLAALVYAAYWGYTNVIAPVPPPPPTPCVQQTLPKGQLASSQVSVKVFNGGNSRGLAANVSRSLRGKGFKVSGTANTIEKIDETVIVGAGENDPEVQLTKRFFKGATVRADGRADHSVDVLVGNKYGGFNKSAKTTLAVESGTVCLPAPETVSASPTPA; encoded by the coding sequence GTGATCGGTCGGATCTTCCGGGTCATCCGCACCCCCGTGACCCTCATCGTGCTGCTCGCGGCGCTCGTGTACGCGGCGTACTGGGGCTACACCAACGTCATCGCGCCGGTGCCCCCGCCGCCACCCACGCCGTGCGTGCAGCAGACGCTGCCCAAGGGCCAGCTGGCGAGCTCGCAGGTCTCGGTGAAGGTGTTCAACGGCGGCAACAGCCGGGGGCTGGCCGCCAACGTCAGCCGCTCGCTGCGGGGCAAGGGCTTCAAGGTCAGCGGCACGGCGAACACGATCGAGAAGATCGACGAGACCGTCATCGTCGGCGCCGGGGAGAACGACCCCGAGGTCCAGCTGACCAAGCGCTTCTTCAAGGGCGCGACCGTACGGGCCGACGGCCGCGCCGACCACTCGGTCGACGTGCTCGTGGGCAACAAGTACGGCGGGTTCAACAAGAGCGCCAAGACGACCCTCGCGGTCGAGTCCGGCACCGTCTGCCTGCCCGCGCCCGAGACCGTCTCGGCGTCCCCGACGCCCGCCTGA
- a CDS encoding vitamin K epoxide reductase family protein — protein sequence MPEREARAALVDPEVEDETADDPAPSSGRGVGVLMVVAGALGLLAAMVLTIDRFRLLEDPNTQLACNLSPFIACGPVMESRAGALFGFPNPLLGIIGFSVVLTAGVLRTSGVALPRFFHRGLQVGVLLAAVFITWLQTQSLYVIGALCLWCMLVWAVTIPLTVAVTLDNAAHGRLGAGLERLGTRLRPYTVTVVAVWYLVVLTAIGLRFYREFALFWFGVAL from the coding sequence GTGCCTGAGCGCGAGGCCCGCGCGGCCCTCGTCGACCCGGAGGTCGAGGACGAGACCGCCGACGACCCCGCCCCCTCCTCGGGGCGGGGCGTCGGCGTGCTCATGGTCGTCGCCGGCGCCCTCGGGCTGCTGGCGGCGATGGTGCTGACGATCGACCGCTTCCGCCTGCTCGAGGACCCGAACACGCAGCTGGCCTGCAACCTCAGCCCGTTCATCGCCTGCGGGCCGGTCATGGAGTCCCGGGCCGGCGCGCTCTTCGGCTTCCCCAACCCGCTGCTCGGCATCATCGGCTTCTCGGTGGTGCTGACCGCGGGCGTCCTGCGGACCTCCGGCGTCGCGCTGCCGCGGTTCTTCCACCGCGGGCTGCAGGTCGGCGTGCTGCTGGCCGCCGTCTTCATCACCTGGCTGCAGACCCAGTCGCTCTACGTCATCGGCGCGCTCTGCCTGTGGTGCATGCTCGTCTGGGCGGTGACGATCCCCCTGACCGTCGCGGTCACGCTCGACAACGCGGCGCACGGCCGCCTCGGCGCCGGGCTCGAACGGCTGGGCACGCGGCTGCGCCCGTACACCGTCACGGTGGTCGCCGTCTGGTACCTCGTGGTGCTGACCGCGATCGGCCTGCGCTTCTACCGCGAGTTCGCGCTCTTCTGGTTCGGCGTCGCCCTCTAG
- a CDS encoding helicase HerA-like domain-containing protein, protein MTSAPGYVPPTASGAPATPAPATTETAAPPPPPPLSEAGQAIAKGYTFDEPSIQLGVLVEDDTPKPDAQVRIPLSMLNRHGLVAGATGTGKTKTLQLMAEQISAAGVPVFAADIKGDLSGVASPGQPSDKLSARTAKLGQDWHPQACPTEFFSLGGQGIGVPLRATMSSFGPTLLSKVLGLNDVQESSLGLVFHYADTQGLPLLDLKDLRAVLTHLTSDEGKAELKSIGGLSAATVGVILRSLVTFSDQGADAFFGEPEFDTADLLRVTGDGRGVVSLLELPNLQDRPAVFSTFLMWLLADLFHDLPEVGDVDKPKLVFFFDEAHLLFADASKAFLTAIAQTVRLIRSKGVGIFFVTQTPKDVPDDVLAQLGSRVQHQLRAHTPNDAKALKQTVATFPRSGYDLAEVLQQLGIGEAIVTVMDPDGAPTPVAWTRMIAPQSLMAPTPEDVLRPGVAMSSLMGKYGQAIDRDSAQEMLARKLEAGAAAAAAEQQRADEAKRAQEAAEQQAKDDARARTEAERAERSARSSQPRASSRRQEKGMVEQIAGSTVFRQFARSAGREIVRGLFGAARRR, encoded by the coding sequence ATGACCTCGGCTCCCGGCTACGTCCCGCCGACCGCGTCGGGGGCGCCCGCAACCCCGGCGCCCGCCACGACGGAGACCGCCGCTCCGCCACCACCACCGCCGCTGAGCGAGGCCGGGCAGGCGATCGCGAAGGGCTACACCTTCGACGAGCCCTCCATCCAGCTCGGCGTGCTGGTGGAGGACGACACCCCCAAGCCGGACGCGCAGGTCCGCATCCCGCTGAGCATGCTGAACCGCCACGGCCTGGTCGCCGGCGCCACCGGTACCGGCAAGACGAAGACCCTGCAGCTCATGGCCGAGCAGATCTCGGCCGCCGGCGTGCCGGTCTTCGCCGCCGACATCAAGGGCGACCTGTCGGGCGTCGCCTCGCCGGGCCAGCCGAGCGACAAGCTCAGCGCCCGTACGGCGAAGCTCGGCCAGGACTGGCACCCGCAGGCGTGCCCGACCGAATTCTTCTCCCTCGGCGGGCAGGGCATCGGCGTCCCGCTGCGGGCGACGATGAGCTCGTTCGGCCCGACGCTGCTGTCGAAGGTGCTCGGCCTCAACGACGTGCAGGAGTCCTCGCTCGGGCTCGTCTTCCACTACGCCGACACCCAGGGCCTGCCGCTGCTCGACCTGAAGGACCTGCGTGCCGTCCTCACCCACCTGACCAGCGACGAGGGCAAGGCCGAGCTGAAGAGCATCGGCGGGCTCAGCGCGGCCACCGTCGGGGTCATCCTGCGCTCGCTGGTCACCTTCTCCGACCAGGGCGCCGACGCCTTCTTCGGCGAGCCGGAGTTCGACACCGCCGACCTCCTGCGCGTGACCGGCGACGGGCGCGGCGTGGTGTCGCTGCTCGAGCTGCCGAACCTCCAGGACCGCCCGGCCGTCTTCTCGACCTTCCTCATGTGGCTGCTCGCGGACCTGTTCCACGACCTGCCCGAGGTCGGCGACGTCGACAAGCCCAAGCTCGTCTTCTTCTTCGACGAGGCGCACCTGCTGTTCGCCGACGCGTCCAAGGCGTTCCTCACCGCGATCGCGCAGACCGTACGGCTCATCCGCTCCAAGGGCGTCGGCATCTTCTTCGTGACGCAGACGCCAAAGGACGTGCCGGACGACGTCCTCGCCCAGCTCGGGTCGCGCGTGCAGCACCAGCTGCGCGCCCACACGCCGAACGACGCCAAGGCGCTCAAGCAGACCGTCGCGACCTTCCCCAGGTCGGGCTACGACCTGGCCGAGGTGCTGCAGCAGCTCGGCATCGGCGAGGCGATCGTCACCGTCATGGACCCCGACGGCGCGCCGACGCCGGTCGCCTGGACGCGGATGATCGCGCCGCAGTCGCTGATGGCACCCACGCCGGAGGACGTGCTCCGCCCGGGGGTGGCGATGTCGTCGCTGATGGGCAAGTACGGCCAGGCGATCGACCGGGACTCGGCGCAGGAGATGCTCGCCCGCAAGCTCGAGGCGGGCGCGGCGGCCGCCGCGGCGGAGCAGCAGCGGGCCGACGAGGCGAAGCGGGCGCAGGAGGCCGCGGAGCAGCAGGCGAAGGACGACGCCCGGGCGCGGACCGAGGCCGAGCGGGCCGAGCGGTCGGCGCGGTCGAGCCAGCCGCGCGCCTCGTCGCGGCGCCAGGAGAAGGGGATGGTCGAGCAGATCGCCGGCTCGACGGTGTTCCGGCAGTTCGCGCGCTCGGCCGGGCGCGAGATCGTGCGCGGCCTGTTCGGGGCGGCGCGCCGGCGCTAG